From a single Paenibacillus sp. FSL R5-0345 genomic region:
- a CDS encoding GTP pyrophosphokinase, which yields MDGRDWGTFLLPYEQTVEELKVKFKTMRSELKKREEYTPIEFVTGRVKRLSSILEKAKRLNVKMEDLETGIEDIAGIRIMCQFVEDIRRVAEYIRARKDLEVLYEKDYITNYKESGYRSFHMIIKYPVQTALGQKIVLAEIQIRTLAMNFWATIEHSLNYKYRESLPDEMRVRLKTAAEAASILDSEMSSIREEILEAQKTFEENSNMTTQILKAIHQLYFYHLVNEAIDTQARFNEIWQVQDMEAMKELLDHVRGLLSAAKKDSLPDGL from the coding sequence ATGGACGGCAGGGACTGGGGAACTTTTTTGCTTCCATATGAACAGACTGTGGAAGAATTGAAAGTTAAATTCAAAACAATGCGTTCGGAGTTGAAGAAAAGAGAGGAATACACGCCGATAGAATTCGTAACTGGTCGTGTAAAGCGGCTGTCAAGCATTCTGGAAAAGGCTAAACGGCTGAATGTGAAGATGGAAGATCTGGAGACGGGGATTGAAGATATTGCAGGAATTCGGATCATGTGCCAATTCGTGGAGGATATCCGCAGAGTGGCCGAATATATCCGGGCCCGTAAGGATCTTGAAGTACTCTATGAGAAGGATTACATCACTAATTATAAAGAGAGCGGCTACCGCAGCTTCCATATGATTATTAAATATCCTGTGCAGACAGCGCTTGGCCAGAAAATTGTGCTCGCGGAGATCCAAATTCGTACGCTAGCTATGAATTTCTGGGCAACCATAGAGCATTCCCTGAACTATAAATATCGGGAAAGTCTACCCGATGAAATGCGTGTTCGACTAAAAACAGCAGCTGAAGCAGCATCGATCCTCGACAGCGAAATGTCCAGTATTCGGGAAGAGATTCTGGAAGCACAGAAGACATTCGAGGAAAATTCGAATATGACCACTCAGATTCTCAAGGCCATTCATCAATTGTATTTCTATCATTTGGTGAATGAAGCAATAGATACGCAGGCTCGCTTTAACGAAATATGGCAGGTTCAGGATATGGAAGCAATGAAGGAACTTCTGGATCATGTACGGGGACTTCTTTCCGCAGCTAAAAAGGATAGTTTACCGGATGGCTTATGA
- a CDS encoding DUF309 domain-containing protein: MAYEPLYLEYLVYFNRDRDYFECHEVLEELWLAQDRNPLYKALLQVAVGLYHFRNQNVRGAAIMLSGASAKLEEYPAVTLGINLAKLVEEVKDYVRRLALYDERPFSYYDLTIEIIDPSLADQVETAAVAITPNNPQRRGPQRPTSFHRK, translated from the coding sequence ATGGCTTATGAACCATTGTACTTGGAATACCTAGTGTACTTTAATCGTGACAGGGATTATTTTGAATGTCACGAGGTGCTCGAAGAACTGTGGCTTGCCCAGGACCGAAATCCTTTGTACAAAGCACTTCTCCAAGTAGCGGTAGGGTTATACCATTTTCGCAATCAGAATGTTCGCGGTGCAGCTATTATGCTGAGTGGTGCTTCTGCCAAACTGGAAGAATATCCAGCAGTGACACTCGGCATTAATCTGGCGAAACTCGTGGAAGAAGTGAAAGATTATGTTCGGCGCTTAGCATTATATGATGAACGGCCATTTTCTTATTACGATCTAACCATAGAGATTATTGATCCAAGTCTAGCCGACCAAGTGGAGACTGCAGCTGTAGCTATCACACCGAATAACCCTCAACGACGTGGTCCTCAGAGACCGACATCCTTTCATCGTAAGTAA
- a CDS encoding RsmB/NOP family class I SAM-dependent RNA methyltransferase, protein MAAQLPSSFSERMMDMLGTDYNQFANSYKETPYGGVRVNTLKISVESLKALSTLGLEPIPWCPTGFYTENGARPGKHPHYHAGLYYIQEPSAMAPVELLNVEPGDRVLDLCAAPGGKSTQISAKLLGEGLLVSNDLHPERTKALAKNLELYGVRNGVVLNESPDHIAAAFPLFFDKILIDAPCSGEGMFRKDEDMVKQWDSGTPAKYASMQRDILRSAATALAPGGTLVYSTCTFATEENEEIIAEFISEHPQFSVVAVGGTGSFAPGFGELSGTARLWPHKVKGEGHFMAVLQHGGTKRSMEERDHLEVKLNESARARTTTPKSAAHVKSSNKSEGRRGKEGKPSHKATGGADRGRQVSGDEQALAAYGSFVRDQLGWEPQGYPVLFGDHLYISPLPKERLNGLKTIRPGWYVGQIRNGRFIPGHPMATALHPGESCRSVSLSSTNHEAISYLKGETLSIAQERLSIRIGSAQKGYVLVCIDGYSAGWGKWQDGILKNEYPAGWRWM, encoded by the coding sequence ATGGCGGCACAATTGCCTAGTTCTTTCAGCGAACGTATGATGGACATGCTGGGAACAGATTATAATCAATTTGCGAATTCTTATAAGGAAACTCCTTACGGAGGCGTCCGTGTTAACACATTGAAAATTTCCGTGGAGAGTTTAAAAGCTCTTTCTACTTTAGGATTGGAACCGATTCCTTGGTGTCCTACTGGATTTTATACAGAGAATGGCGCTAGACCAGGCAAACATCCTCACTACCATGCAGGATTGTATTACATTCAAGAGCCAAGTGCGATGGCACCTGTAGAATTGCTAAATGTAGAGCCGGGTGATCGTGTACTTGATTTATGTGCCGCACCTGGAGGAAAATCTACTCAGATTTCAGCCAAGCTGTTAGGGGAAGGATTGCTGGTTAGTAATGATCTTCATCCGGAACGGACTAAAGCCCTAGCCAAAAATCTGGAGCTGTATGGAGTGCGTAATGGTGTTGTACTGAATGAAAGCCCAGATCATATCGCGGCTGCATTCCCATTATTTTTTGACAAAATCTTGATTGATGCTCCCTGCTCTGGTGAAGGGATGTTCCGTAAAGATGAAGACATGGTGAAGCAGTGGGATTCAGGTACACCTGCCAAATATGCTTCCATGCAGCGGGATATTTTACGTTCTGCTGCAACAGCATTGGCACCGGGAGGTACACTTGTCTATTCCACCTGTACCTTTGCTACAGAAGAAAATGAGGAGATTATAGCGGAGTTTATTTCTGAACATCCACAGTTCTCAGTGGTAGCGGTAGGAGGTACAGGCTCATTCGCTCCTGGCTTCGGAGAACTCTCAGGTACAGCAAGACTGTGGCCGCATAAGGTGAAAGGCGAAGGACATTTCATGGCTGTATTGCAACATGGGGGAACTAAGCGCTCAATGGAGGAACGTGATCACTTAGAGGTCAAGTTAAACGAATCTGCAAGAGCAAGAACTACTACTCCAAAAAGTGCAGCACATGTTAAATCATCCAATAAATCAGAAGGAAGACGGGGGAAAGAAGGGAAACCCTCTCACAAAGCTACTGGTGGCGCTGACCGTGGTCGGCAAGTTTCAGGTGACGAGCAGGCTTTGGCTGCGTATGGGAGTTTTGTACGAGATCAGCTTGGCTGGGAACCTCAAGGATATCCTGTTCTGTTCGGGGATCATTTGTACATTTCTCCGCTTCCTAAGGAAAGACTAAATGGATTAAAGACGATTCGTCCGGGATGGTATGTAGGACAAATCCGTAACGGCAGATTTATTCCAGGTCATCCGATGGCTACAGCTTTACATCCGGGAGAAAGCTGCCGAAGTGTCTCACTCTCCAGTACGAATCATGAAGCTATTTCCTATCTTAAAGGAGAGACGTTGTCGATTGCTCAAGAACGTCTCTCTATTAGAATAGGAAGTGCCCAAAAAGGATACGTTCTGGTCTGCATTGACGGTTATAGCGCAGGCTGGGGGAAATGGCAGGATGGCATACTCAAGAACGAATATCCCGCAGGCTGGAGGTGGATGTAA
- a CDS encoding pseudouridine synthase, whose amino-acid sequence MSQSGKPAKKQRLDKVLSHIGVGSRSDIRKQAKQGLILVNGTVVKDSGYHVDPYADKIEVGGEAVTYREFIYLMMNKPPGVLSATEDKRDRTVLDLLKHEYAQFEPFPVGRLDKDTVGLLLITNDGKLAHELLSPRKHVPKTYEATIEGDVDADDVAAFAAGVELEDGYVTLPAHLTILGRERGSKVISHISLIITEGKFHQVKRMFQAVGKKVTFLKRVSMGELKLDESLPLGACRELTSEELALLGADGSEG is encoded by the coding sequence ATGAGCCAATCAGGTAAGCCCGCCAAAAAACAACGATTAGATAAAGTATTGTCCCATATTGGAGTGGGGTCGCGCAGTGATATCCGTAAACAAGCTAAACAAGGCTTAATATTGGTGAACGGGACAGTGGTAAAAGATAGTGGGTACCATGTGGATCCTTATGCCGATAAAATAGAGGTAGGGGGAGAGGCTGTTACCTACCGTGAATTCATATATCTTATGATGAACAAACCCCCGGGTGTCCTGTCAGCTACGGAGGACAAGCGGGATCGGACAGTTTTGGATCTTTTAAAGCATGAATATGCACAGTTTGAACCGTTTCCTGTAGGAAGGCTAGATAAGGATACTGTGGGACTGCTTCTGATCACTAATGATGGGAAGCTTGCCCATGAATTGCTGTCGCCACGTAAGCATGTCCCGAAAACGTACGAGGCAACCATCGAGGGCGATGTAGACGCGGATGATGTCGCGGCTTTTGCAGCAGGGGTGGAGCTGGAAGATGGCTACGTTACTTTGCCTGCACACTTAACCATTCTTGGAAGAGAGCGCGGCAGCAAAGTGATTTCCCATATTTCACTTATCATTACTGAGGGGAAATTTCATCAGGTGAAGCGTATGTTTCAGGCGGTAGGCAAAAAAGTCACTTTTCTGAAACGTGTATCTATGGGAGAATTGAAGCTTGATGAAAGTCTGCCGCTGGGAGCTTGTCGGGAACTGACGTCAGAGGAGCTGGCACTCTTAGGGGCAGATGGGTCAGAAGGATAG
- a CDS encoding Cof-type HAD-IIB family hydrolase yields MRYKLIALDVDGTLLNDDHHLSSENKEAIAEVTRLGGQIVLCTGRSPQNSIPFMEEIGLSGYVLGHNGAATVRVKDREVLHQYGMDARGLDPYIDYCRKHNIHYDVNTAFDMYVDNVENLTKEANYMYEHFRIVPATLPAWEDFREPVVKFTVFTQPEILDEAEREWRTWAPEYNILRSGEFFVDLMHPESSKGNALKNLAVKLGIPQEEVLSIGNYFNDISMLTYAGMGVAMDNSPVEVKAAANAVTGSNNEHGVRDALVKYCLS; encoded by the coding sequence ATGAGATACAAACTGATTGCACTAGATGTGGACGGTACGCTATTAAATGATGATCACCACTTAAGCTCTGAGAATAAAGAAGCTATTGCTGAGGTTACACGCCTTGGCGGTCAAATCGTATTGTGTACGGGACGCAGTCCACAGAACTCGATTCCTTTTATGGAGGAAATAGGGCTGTCTGGTTACGTACTAGGTCACAACGGGGCTGCAACGGTACGTGTGAAAGATCGTGAAGTATTGCATCAATACGGTATGGATGCACGTGGTCTTGACCCCTATATTGACTATTGCCGTAAACACAATATTCATTATGATGTGAATACTGCTTTTGATATGTACGTTGATAATGTAGAGAACCTGACAAAAGAAGCTAATTATATGTATGAGCACTTTCGTATTGTGCCAGCAACACTGCCAGCCTGGGAAGATTTCCGTGAACCGGTTGTTAAGTTTACTGTATTTACACAGCCAGAAATCCTTGACGAAGCTGAACGTGAATGGCGTACTTGGGCTCCTGAGTACAATATTTTGCGAAGTGGTGAATTTTTCGTTGATTTGATGCATCCGGAATCCTCTAAAGGTAACGCTTTAAAAAATCTTGCTGTGAAGCTGGGAATACCGCAAGAAGAAGTTCTCTCCATCGGTAATTATTTTAATGACATTTCTATGCTTACTTACGCAGGGATGGGTGTGGCGATGGATAATTCTCCTGTAGAGGTAAAAGCGGCAGCGAATGCTGTAACGGGTTCGAACAACGAGCATGGTGTGCGTGATGCGCTCGTAAAATATTGTTTATCCTAA
- a CDS encoding copper amine oxidase N-terminal domain-containing protein, protein MTTPLVIGTASADKSIQMFVNNVKVAGVHPILKSGVMYVPYRQFFSAMGYKVSFDPDTRKISGVIRGAKIEFWAGEAIIYYDGVTYYLDKEIPVLNGQVYLPLRLVSNLAKYSVSYDQSKLSVSLKPYGEGQEAAIQELLTKYYETFSPRLLTSDNLKLGYMNLEYDYEANQPISEIAVKDFKVTIDRIEYTSASEANLQVTYIKNTEELKREAVYLFDIRYERGQWKIANDSLIFNRMELPADIDKKAAVIMENHQTEQNAVLADLRTYYNAYNSENLDLTTQYTDPSIIKEWNAVVFSSVTWESMMKGHFANSESRYLLTDERVVYLGEKEAVVHGKLDWSDVTYNEGVDNDKYEALIYLKYVKGHWTYNTDTSLDQDFDERENSNLNKN, encoded by the coding sequence ATGACTACACCGCTTGTTATAGGGACAGCGTCTGCTGACAAATCTATTCAGATGTTTGTGAATAATGTAAAGGTTGCTGGCGTTCATCCGATCTTAAAGTCTGGTGTTATGTACGTGCCGTATCGCCAATTTTTCTCCGCCATGGGTTATAAGGTATCATTTGATCCTGATACTCGTAAAATCTCAGGGGTCATAAGAGGTGCCAAAATCGAATTCTGGGCTGGTGAGGCTATCATTTACTACGACGGAGTGACTTATTATTTGGATAAAGAGATTCCTGTCCTTAATGGACAAGTGTATCTTCCTCTTCGTTTGGTTAGTAACTTAGCGAAATATTCGGTTAGTTATGATCAATCTAAGCTATCTGTGAGCTTGAAACCGTACGGAGAGGGTCAGGAAGCTGCTATTCAAGAACTACTTACGAAATACTACGAAACGTTTAGTCCCCGTTTATTAACATCTGATAATCTTAAATTAGGTTATATGAATCTAGAATATGATTATGAAGCTAATCAACCAATCAGTGAAATCGCAGTTAAAGACTTCAAAGTGACAATAGATCGGATTGAATACACTTCTGCTAGTGAAGCGAATCTTCAAGTAACTTACATTAAGAACACAGAAGAATTGAAGCGAGAAGCTGTGTATCTTTTCGATATTCGATATGAACGAGGACAGTGGAAGATCGCGAATGATAGCTTGATTTTTAATCGTATGGAGCTTCCTGCGGATATTGATAAGAAAGCTGCGGTTATTATGGAGAATCATCAAACCGAGCAGAATGCCGTATTGGCAGATCTAAGAACCTATTACAATGCGTATAACTCCGAAAATCTTGATCTTACTACCCAATATACAGACCCCTCGATTATTAAAGAATGGAATGCTGTTGTGTTCAGTTCGGTGACATGGGAAAGTATGATGAAGGGGCACTTTGCCAATTCTGAATCGAGGTACTTGCTAACCGACGAACGAGTCGTTTACCTAGGAGAAAAGGAAGCTGTCGTCCATGGGAAACTCGATTGGAGCGATGTTACATACAATGAAGGGGTAGACAATGATAAATACGAAGCTCTTATTTACTTGAAATATGTTAAGGGTCATTGGACTTATAATACTGACACCAGCCTAGACCAGGACTTTGATGAAAGAGAAAACAGCAATTTGAATAAAAATTAA
- a CDS encoding DUF6612 family protein, producing MKSFFKTIGTGLAAGALLLSGTIGWMSNPQVVSAATTAAVTADQMISKVTAASKALKNFHLDVTKKQDIQSGGVRISNTNTLKLDINRLPNFAAAGTVDSSLLKTSYSLYANDKEYYYLVDGSELIDESEDEGYDDDGEPIDPNAQYWLGLEKAEWNAFYSKGQYDPVSMLDSVKSYKKSMKVNNVGAQTVLQFTITDPTAAKGIIALYDQENLWDGETVQPKSVTWKLFVNTKTWQTEKLTVDLSYVLTSDGEKDTYTTKIEAKYSKNNKGTAIVKPAELE from the coding sequence ATGAAGAGTTTTTTTAAAACAATAGGTACAGGGTTGGCAGCGGGTGCTTTATTGCTGTCCGGAACGATCGGATGGATGTCTAATCCTCAAGTTGTGTCTGCAGCTACGACAGCAGCAGTCACTGCGGATCAAATGATCAGCAAAGTAACGGCAGCCTCCAAAGCACTAAAGAATTTCCACTTAGATGTGACCAAAAAACAGGATATTCAAAGCGGAGGGGTGCGTATCAGCAACACCAACACACTGAAGCTGGATATCAACCGTCTGCCGAATTTTGCCGCAGCAGGCACCGTCGATAGCAGTCTTTTAAAAACATCTTACAGCCTGTATGCCAATGACAAGGAGTATTACTATCTTGTAGACGGAAGTGAGCTTATCGATGAATCTGAAGACGAGGGTTACGACGATGACGGGGAGCCCATCGATCCCAATGCACAGTATTGGCTTGGACTGGAGAAGGCGGAGTGGAATGCTTTTTACTCGAAAGGTCAATATGATCCTGTTTCCATGCTTGATTCGGTCAAAAGTTATAAAAAATCGATGAAAGTCAACAATGTTGGCGCACAGACGGTCCTACAGTTCACGATAACTGATCCGACAGCAGCTAAGGGAATAATCGCGCTGTATGACCAGGAGAATCTCTGGGATGGTGAGACCGTTCAACCGAAAAGCGTAACTTGGAAATTGTTCGTCAATACTAAGACCTGGCAGACGGAAAAGCTGACAGTCGATCTGAGTTATGTGCTGACCAGTGACGGAGAAAAAGATACATACACCACGAAAATTGAAGCTAAATATTCCAAGAATAACAAAGGTACAGCCATTGTAAAGCCGGCTGAACTAGAATAA
- a CDS encoding serine hydrolase domain-containing protein: MLSSTELSKLHEVNYREDRLEALNHFYGDLCDKKVADGYIYSLSRYGKIFANGAGGRFSYEEDSTQEMKTDTIFRIASITKLFTATAIWQLADNGKIFMGQPVSSILPEFDADPFKPITIAHLLTHTSGIAPDHGTISDTYYKSAWWYIYESEVGKENWIQAGLSYGLHFPVGTQWMYSSFGYVILGAIIEKITGVFAEEYIMDNIVKPLGMKDTFFVIPPEKASRIAIRSEGAKEYLQKLQNGEFTDEEQRSEEEIKLPGTGGGLYSTVTDIQKFGIMLLNQGEYEGGHILSRMAVQRMTKRFNTEKIPNYAWGDGGSDRPYGLGPDLRFNVSTSYSEGTYFHEGAGACALFIDPIEKMVAAWYLPWHKGVWDGRGVFGTHNVIWSGLE; the protein is encoded by the coding sequence ATGTTATCATCCACAGAGCTTAGTAAGCTGCACGAAGTGAATTACAGGGAGGACCGCTTAGAGGCACTTAATCATTTTTATGGGGATCTCTGTGATAAGAAAGTAGCTGATGGTTATATTTATTCTCTAAGTCGTTATGGGAAAATATTTGCTAATGGTGCCGGGGGACGTTTCAGTTACGAAGAAGACAGCACCCAAGAAATGAAAACGGATACAATCTTCCGCATTGCTTCAATTACAAAGCTGTTTACAGCGACAGCGATCTGGCAGCTTGCGGATAATGGTAAGATTTTTATGGGGCAGCCTGTTAGTTCTATTCTACCAGAGTTTGATGCGGATCCTTTTAAGCCGATTACAATTGCCCATTTACTGACTCATACCTCCGGCATTGCACCAGATCATGGCACTATAAGTGATACTTACTATAAAAGTGCTTGGTGGTATATTTATGAATCTGAGGTTGGGAAAGAAAACTGGATTCAAGCTGGACTTTCCTATGGGCTTCATTTTCCAGTAGGGACGCAATGGATGTATTCATCGTTCGGATATGTGATCTTGGGTGCAATTATCGAGAAAATAACGGGTGTTTTTGCAGAAGAATACATAATGGACAACATTGTAAAACCCTTAGGAATGAAAGATACTTTCTTTGTTATACCGCCAGAGAAAGCGAGTAGGATCGCCATTCGTTCGGAAGGGGCCAAGGAATATCTTCAGAAGCTGCAAAACGGGGAATTTACGGATGAGGAACAAAGGTCTGAAGAAGAAATCAAGCTTCCCGGAACTGGAGGGGGGTTATATTCAACAGTTACTGATATACAAAAGTTCGGAATCATGTTGCTTAACCAAGGGGAATACGAGGGTGGTCATATCTTAAGTCGTATGGCTGTTCAAAGAATGACCAAGCGGTTCAATACTGAGAAAATTCCAAACTACGCATGGGGAGATGGAGGATCGGATCGTCCATACGGACTTGGGCCGGACCTTCGATTTAATGTAAGTACTTCTTACTCTGAAGGCACTTATTTTCACGAAGGGGCAGGAGCATGTGCCTTGTTCATTGACCCTATAGAAAAGATGGTTGCCGCTTGGTATCTCCCTTGGCATAAAGGGGTATGGGATGGTAGAGGCGTTTTTGGCACACATAATGTGATCTGGTCCGGACTCGAATAA
- a CDS encoding ABC transporter permease: MFEMIKHRFRLMRAVAFVTYKEWSAYRTHSMVSIFVGPVYFLVQYYIWSAVYSGESSINGMSLSHMLSYFCATMLINYLTMDFADWNLQMLIRTGKFITFSLRPMNHMFYALSQKAGHRVLGLLFEFIPCFMIFFFIFHIDVLPANLLYAILSIAMAFMMNFFIHYSIGMVAFWMVQSSSIRNFFSLCEGIFSGSLIPLVFFPKSLQMASFFLPFQYTTFLPAMVYTGSYTLADITLPIPQVLLLQLIAVMIAGIVCRVLYAVSLKHFTGVGA; this comes from the coding sequence ATGTTTGAGATGATAAAGCACCGCTTTCGCCTTATGAGAGCGGTTGCTTTTGTTACTTATAAGGAATGGAGTGCGTACAGGACGCATTCGATGGTTTCTATATTTGTGGGTCCTGTGTATTTTTTGGTGCAGTATTATATATGGAGCGCTGTTTATAGTGGGGAATCTTCTATTAACGGAATGTCGCTTTCCCATATGCTCTCTTATTTTTGTGCCACGATGCTGATTAACTATTTGACCATGGATTTTGCCGATTGGAATTTACAAATGCTCATCCGCACGGGGAAGTTCATTACCTTCTCTTTAAGACCGATGAATCATATGTTCTATGCGTTGTCTCAGAAGGCAGGGCATAGGGTACTTGGACTTCTATTTGAATTTATACCCTGCTTTATGATTTTCTTTTTTATTTTTCATATTGATGTTTTGCCAGCAAATTTACTTTATGCAATTCTTTCGATAGCAATGGCTTTTATGATGAATTTTTTTATCCATTATAGTATTGGAATGGTCGCCTTTTGGATGGTGCAGTCCTCTAGTATTCGTAACTTTTTTAGTCTTTGCGAGGGGATATTCTCAGGATCGCTGATTCCATTAGTCTTTTTTCCAAAATCCTTACAAATGGCGTCCTTTTTCTTACCGTTTCAGTATACGACCTTTCTTCCTGCAATGGTCTATACAGGTAGCTATACTTTAGCTGATATAACCTTACCTATTCCTCAAGTTTTGTTGCTGCAGCTTATAGCCGTTATGATTGCCGGAATAGTCTGCCGGGTGTTGTATGCGGTGTCGCTTAAGCATTTTACGGGGGTGGGCGCATGA
- a CDS encoding ABC transporter permease: MKRMFLIYKTCMKANIASAITYRVNFILNSLIMLIGNVLFPLVTVFIYNSNASFEGWTFKEALLIQSVFILSTACAGIFFNGIMWNTMSHVVEGTLEVVLIKPTSSLFLLLARSFEFESIGLLGGGLVMFVYALSGIDGMTIGSWLLFLLLFGAGLLVMFGVALIVAAISFKWVANSRLPEMFESIKSFGRYPGTIFPKAVVAVSSFLFPVSMIAYFPASTLIGRWEAYFFIAIIPCVLFAAFGIWLYTYMLRSYKSAGG; this comes from the coding sequence ATGAAACGTATGTTTTTAATATACAAAACTTGTATGAAGGCGAATATAGCTTCTGCTATCACTTATCGTGTTAATTTTATTCTTAATAGTCTTATCATGCTTATAGGGAATGTGTTGTTTCCTCTAGTAACGGTATTCATTTATAATTCGAATGCTTCATTTGAAGGATGGACCTTTAAAGAGGCGCTGTTAATTCAATCTGTTTTCATTTTGTCTACGGCTTGTGCCGGGATTTTTTTTAACGGAATTATGTGGAATACAATGTCTCATGTAGTAGAAGGGACTTTGGAAGTGGTATTAATTAAACCAACCTCGAGCCTTTTTCTGCTGTTGGCCAGATCTTTTGAGTTCGAAAGTATCGGGCTTTTAGGTGGAGGATTAGTCATGTTCGTATACGCACTTAGCGGAATCGATGGGATGACCATCGGCTCTTGGTTATTGTTCCTGTTGTTGTTTGGCGCAGGGCTGCTTGTTATGTTCGGCGTGGCGCTTATTGTGGCAGCAATTTCCTTCAAATGGGTAGCGAATTCCCGCTTGCCGGAGATGTTTGAGAGTATTAAGTCTTTTGGACGATATCCAGGAACGATTTTTCCAAAAGCAGTCGTAGCCGTGAGTTCTTTTCTGTTTCCGGTTTCGATGATTGCTTACTTTCCAGCATCTACACTTATTGGACGATGGGAAGCCTATTTTTTTATAGCGATTATCCCGTGTGTGTTATTTGCTGCCTTCGGAATTTGGCTCTATACCTACATGCTTCGTAGTTACAAAAGTGCCGGGGGATGA
- a CDS encoding ABC transporter ATP-binding protein codes for MDIITVKNLTKQYETYHRGQDAKSVFKSLFHREKSIITSVEDLSFNVGKGEIIGILGPNGAGKSTTIKMLTGVLYPTSGEINVLGYNPHKQKNQYVKQIGVLFGQKSQLIWDIPPLDSFYMNKEIYDIPTNDFRTRLDRFVNMFEIGDIITKPTRTLSLGERMKCEFIMAMLHSPPVVFLDEPTIGLDVIAKQRIREFIKQMNQEGTTFILTTHDLEDVERLVQRVLIIHQGKKVYDDKFSELRLHLGAKKVVRLSAATTIGEIDLPGTLLSERISDYEVELMIDTGQCKMGEFLHILSEKVEILDISIKEIPIEKIISSIYEMDMGEHIQA; via the coding sequence GTGGACATTATTACCGTCAAGAACTTAACTAAGCAATATGAAACGTATCACCGTGGACAAGATGCAAAAAGTGTATTTAAAAGTCTGTTTCACCGTGAAAAATCGATTATTACCTCTGTAGAGGATCTTTCTTTCAATGTTGGAAAAGGAGAAATCATTGGCATTCTGGGTCCAAACGGTGCGGGGAAATCTACGACTATTAAAATGCTGACAGGCGTTCTATATCCTACATCGGGAGAAATAAATGTTCTAGGGTACAACCCTCATAAGCAGAAAAATCAATATGTAAAACAAATCGGAGTACTGTTCGGACAGAAATCGCAGTTAATATGGGACATTCCTCCTTTGGATAGCTTTTATATGAACAAGGAAATTTATGATATTCCTACGAATGACTTTCGTACAAGACTAGATCGATTTGTAAATATGTTTGAGATTGGTGATATTATCACTAAGCCTACGCGCACCCTTTCACTGGGAGAACGAATGAAATGCGAGTTTATTATGGCAATGCTTCATTCACCGCCTGTGGTTTTTTTAGATGAGCCGACGATCGGGCTGGATGTTATAGCTAAACAAAGAATCAGAGAATTCATTAAGCAAATGAATCAGGAAGGCACCACATTTATTCTAACGACACATGACTTGGAAGATGTGGAACGTTTGGTTCAAAGAGTACTTATTATTCATCAAGGTAAAAAAGTATATGACGATAAGTTCTCTGAACTTCGACTTCATCTGGGTGCGAAAAAGGTAGTCAGGCTTTCTGCTGCCACAACTATTGGTGAGATTGATCTGCCCGGGACTCTGCTATCGGAAAGAATATCGGATTACGAAGTGGAATTAATGATCGATACCGGGCAATGTAAAATGGGAGAGTTTCTGCATATTCTTAGCGAAAAGGTAGAGATCCTTGATATTTCCATTAAGGAGATTCCTATAGAAAAGATCATCAGCTCCATTTATGAAATGGATATGGGAGAACATATTCAAGCTTGA